The genome window GAGGGTGACGGATATGTCCCGATCCGCAGGGTCAGCGACGACCTCGAAGTCCCCTTTCATTTTCTGACCAAGATTCTGCAGCAACTTAATGGCGCGCTGCTTGTGGAGTCTTTTCGCGGTCCGAAAGGCGGCGTGCGACTTGCCCGGTCGCCCGGTAGCATTTCCCTCAAGGATATCGTCGTGGCACTGGACGGAGACGATCTGTTCTGTGCCTGCGTGCTCGGATTGCCCGGCTGCGGCGACGAGGTCCCCTGTCCGCTGCACGTCGAGTGGTCCAGGGAGCGCGATCGCCTGAGCAATCTGCTTGAATCCACTACCCTGGCCGAGACGGCAAGCCAGATTGTCGCGGGTGGTATCAGAATCGGCGGCGCAAGCAATTCCTGAGGCTCTCGCTGTATTAAAGACAATTTGGTCCGAATTGTGAAGAGTTCGGGGAGCCGACCATTGCAGGTTGCTGCGGACCTCCTTTTGCAGTAAAATCAGATAAAAGAGTCTGAAACCCTTTATTTATCAGAGATGCTGCTTTCGAAGCGTAGTCTGTACGGCATTCGTGCGGCGCTGTTCATGGCCTCACAGCCCGGTTCGGCGTACATCTCGGTACGAGAGATCAGTACACGCCTCGACATTTCGCAGCACTATCTACCGAAAGTACTACAGGACCTTACGAGGGCCGGGATTACCCGATCGCATCGAGGACCTTTGGGGGGCATCGCCCTCACTCGCCCACCGGAGAACATCACGTTGCGCGAGATCATCGTGGCCGTGGAAGGTATTCCGCACCCGGACCAGTGTCCCATCGCGATCGCGGAATGCTCGGCCGAAAATCCCTGCACGTTTTGCCGTCGGTGGAAGGCCGCCCGTGACCGGTGCGGCGACCTCTTCGACGAAAC of Rhodothermales bacterium contains these proteins:
- a CDS encoding Rrf2 family transcriptional regulator, which translates into the protein MLSRGCEYGLRAAIYIAQHEGDGYVPIRRVSDDLEVPFHFLTKILQQLNGALLVESFRGPKGGVRLARSPGSISLKDIVVALDGDDLFCACVLGLPGCGDEVPCPLHVEWSRERDRLSNLLESTTLAETASQIVAGGIRIGGASNS
- a CDS encoding Rrf2 family transcriptional regulator, with product MLLSKRSLYGIRAALFMASQPGSAYISVREISTRLDISQHYLPKVLQDLTRAGITRSHRGPLGGIALTRPPENITLREIIVAVEGIPHPDQCPIAIAECSAENPCTFCRRWKAARDRCGDLFDETTIADVNESLQLDSLTLSATQTSMTSS